Proteins found in one Streptomyces sp. NBC_00461 genomic segment:
- a CDS encoding SDR family NAD(P)-dependent oxidoreductase: MAKTWFITGSSRGFGREWAEAALERGDHVAATARDVHLLTPLVERHGDAVLPVRLDVTDRAAVHEAVQLAASHFGSLDIAVNNAGYGHFGMVEEVNEDDLRAQMETNFFGAVWVTQAVLPLMRSQRSGRILQVTSEGGVRAFPGIGAYHASKWALEGLSESLAQEVAAFGIHITNVEPGPYATDWLAGGARHSARHPDYTETRAATAPDFEVGDPRATRDAILRIVDAERPPLRIFLGKSFTDVATLYEERLSTWRQWQPVSLAAFG; this comes from the coding sequence ATGGCGAAGACGTGGTTCATCACGGGCAGTTCGAGGGGGTTCGGCCGCGAGTGGGCAGAGGCGGCGCTCGAACGCGGCGATCACGTCGCGGCGACGGCCCGGGACGTCCACCTGCTGACCCCTTTGGTCGAGCGGCACGGGGACGCGGTACTGCCGGTCCGGCTCGACGTCACCGACCGCGCCGCGGTGCATGAGGCGGTGCAGCTCGCCGCCTCGCATTTCGGTTCGCTGGACATCGCGGTCAACAACGCCGGCTACGGGCATTTCGGCATGGTCGAGGAGGTGAACGAGGACGACCTCCGGGCTCAGATGGAGACCAATTTCTTCGGTGCGGTGTGGGTCACGCAGGCCGTGCTGCCTCTCATGCGGTCGCAACGCTCGGGGAGGATCCTGCAGGTGACCAGTGAGGGAGGCGTACGTGCATTCCCCGGCATCGGTGCGTACCACGCCTCCAAATGGGCTCTTGAGGGGTTGTCGGAGTCCCTGGCGCAGGAAGTGGCAGCCTTCGGCATCCACATCACCAACGTCGAGCCCGGCCCCTATGCCACCGACTGGCTGGCCGGCGGGGCACGGCACAGTGCGCGGCACCCGGACTACACCGAAACCCGCGCGGCCACTGCACCGGATTTCGAGGTGGGCGACCCGCGCGCGACCCGCGACGCGATTCTTCGGATCGTCGATGCGGAACGCCCCCCACTGAGGATCTTCCTCGGCAAGTCCTTCACCGATGTCGCCACTCTCTACGAGGAGCGTCTGAGCACCTGGCGCCAGTGGCAGCCGGTCTCCCTGGCTGCGTTCGGCTGA
- a CDS encoding acyl-CoA dehydrogenase family protein — MPAFSLEPEQIARCGALRTTAAERLRPLAEKGEPGHVNRALVAELGALGLLERLFGSGALDLCLMRESLAYACTEAETALALQGLGAHPVHACGTPAQRDRWLPKVIEGSAVAAFALTEPGAGSDAGALGLRAQPESSPSGGRAGRAAAVPRAATRETGAPAPEGNAGPDGRRSGDVRTAVSGSAPSPGAENRDPVPADSLAAEPDGRAAWRLTGEKCWISNAPEADFYTVFARTTPGAGARGVTAFLVPADRPGLTGAPLDMLSPHPIGALDFDAVPVTADDVLGDVDGGFRVAMGTLNLFRPSVGAFAVGMAQAALDATLAHTSQRDAFGGKLKDLQTVAHQVAEMALRTEAARLMVYAAATAYDEGARGVPRRAAMAKLIATETAQYVVDKAVQLHGARALRRGHLLEHLYREVRAPRIYEGASEVQRGIIAKELYADLEEAE; from the coding sequence ATGCCCGCATTCTCGCTCGAACCTGAACAGATCGCCCGGTGTGGAGCACTGCGCACCACGGCCGCGGAGCGGCTGCGCCCGCTCGCCGAGAAGGGCGAACCGGGGCACGTCAATCGCGCGCTCGTCGCGGAACTGGGCGCACTCGGGCTTCTGGAGCGACTGTTCGGCTCGGGCGCCCTGGACCTGTGCCTGATGCGGGAATCCCTGGCGTACGCCTGCACGGAGGCGGAGACGGCGCTGGCCCTGCAGGGACTCGGCGCCCATCCCGTGCACGCCTGCGGCACCCCGGCCCAGCGCGACCGCTGGCTGCCGAAGGTCATCGAGGGCTCGGCGGTGGCCGCCTTCGCCCTGACGGAGCCGGGGGCGGGGTCGGATGCCGGCGCGCTGGGACTGCGCGCGCAGCCGGAGTCGTCGCCGTCGGGCGGCAGGGCGGGGCGGGCCGCCGCTGTCCCGCGGGCGGCGACCCGGGAGACGGGGGCGCCCGCTCCCGAGGGGAACGCGGGGCCGGATGGCCGACGGTCGGGTGACGTCCGCACGGCCGTGTCCGGCAGTGCGCCATCCCCCGGTGCCGAAAACCGCGATCCGGTTCCGGCCGATTCCCTCGCCGCCGAACCCGACGGCCGCGCCGCCTGGCGCCTCACCGGCGAGAAGTGCTGGATCTCCAACGCGCCCGAAGCCGACTTCTACACCGTCTTCGCCCGCACCACCCCCGGCGCCGGCGCCCGCGGCGTGACCGCGTTCCTCGTGCCGGCCGATCGCCCCGGGCTCACCGGCGCGCCCCTCGACATGCTCTCGCCGCACCCCATCGGCGCCCTCGACTTCGATGCCGTGCCCGTCACCGCGGACGATGTGCTCGGGGACGTCGACGGCGGGTTCCGGGTCGCCATGGGGACCCTCAACCTGTTCCGCCCCAGCGTCGGCGCCTTCGCGGTCGGCATGGCACAGGCGGCACTCGACGCGACCCTCGCGCACACCTCCCAACGGGACGCGTTCGGCGGCAAGTTGAAGGACCTGCAGACCGTCGCCCACCAGGTCGCCGAGATGGCGCTGCGCACCGAGGCGGCCCGCCTCATGGTGTACGCGGCGGCGACGGCGTACGACGAAGGCGCCCGCGGTGTCCCCCGGCGCGCGGCGATGGCGAAGCTGATCGCCACCGAGACCGCGCAGTATGTCGTCGACAAGGCCGTCCAGTTGCACGGCGCCCGCGCCCTGCGCCGCGGCCATCTGCTCGAACACCTCTACCGCGAGGTGCGCGCCCCGCGCATCTACGAGGGCGCGAGCGAGGTCCAACGAGGCATCATCGCCAAGGAGTTGTACGCCGACCTGGAGGAAGCCGAGTGA
- a CDS encoding glycoside hydrolase family 16 protein — MSSALLRPGRLIVAALAALSLLLLGQPQAHAASWGSPQTVNSWNTINGRWTANNELETYTPGCVSYEGSTLVIKTYKSGGTYYSGRVESKALYGYGTYSFTANMPNGQGLLPAVWAAYLNPWLPEFDAAEIVGQNPNTVFQTSHDANNTQNQFSKNNSAGWTNAYHKYSFTWWPDHIDFAVDGTITGTKWYTTAPGVGMHFIVNTAVGGDWPGNPNDSTWATSDGARYLKVSSITYTPYFP, encoded by the coding sequence ATGTCATCTGCACTCCTCAGGCCGGGACGCCTGATAGTCGCCGCGCTGGCGGCGCTGTCACTGCTTCTGCTGGGACAGCCGCAAGCCCACGCGGCGTCCTGGGGGAGCCCCCAGACCGTCAACTCGTGGAACACGATCAACGGACGGTGGACCGCCAACAACGAGCTGGAGACCTACACCCCCGGCTGCGTCTCGTACGAGGGCAGCACCCTCGTCATCAAGACCTACAAGTCGGGCGGCACGTACTACTCCGGCCGCGTGGAGTCCAAGGCCCTCTACGGCTACGGCACTTACAGCTTCACCGCGAACATGCCCAACGGCCAGGGCCTCCTGCCCGCGGTATGGGCGGCCTACCTGAATCCGTGGCTGCCCGAGTTCGACGCCGCCGAAATCGTCGGCCAGAACCCGAACACCGTCTTCCAGACCTCGCACGACGCCAACAACACCCAGAACCAGTTCTCGAAGAACAATTCCGCGGGCTGGACCAACGCATACCACAAGTACTCGTTCACCTGGTGGCCCGATCACATCGACTTCGCGGTGGACGGCACCATCACCGGCACCAAGTGGTACACCACCGCCCCGGGCGTCGGGATGCACTTCATCGTCAACACCGCCGTCGGCGGCGACTGGCCGGGCAACCCCAACGACTCGACATGGGCCACATCGGACGGCGCGAGGTACCTGAAGGTCTCCTCGATCACGTACACCCCGTACTTTCCGTAG
- a CDS encoding DUF5999 family protein, with translation MCSHQSSCPSLDADAVHIVATHPEQGWSLLCDGAIVFDDTGELTADGRAVGPHRVPAERLAIAA, from the coding sequence ATGTGTTCCCACCAGTCCTCGTGCCCTTCCCTCGACGCCGACGCCGTGCACATCGTGGCCACCCACCCCGAGCAGGGCTGGAGCCTCCTGTGCGACGGCGCGATCGTGTTCGACGACACGGGCGAACTGACGGCCGACGGCCGGGCCGTCGGGCCGCACCGGGTGCCCGCCGAGCGGCTGGCCATCGCCGCCTGA
- a CDS encoding RidA family protein, producing MSTERVNPPDLSPPTGFSHAVVATGTRLVFLAGQTALDADGKVTGDTLPDQFECALTNLLTALRAAGGTPADLARVTVYATDVAAYRVHAPELGRLWRELAGRDYPAMAVVEVVRLWDEKAMVELDGFAVLP from the coding sequence GTGAGCACCGAGCGCGTCAACCCGCCCGACCTCTCACCGCCGACGGGCTTCTCCCACGCGGTCGTCGCCACCGGCACCCGCCTCGTGTTCCTGGCCGGCCAGACCGCCCTCGACGCCGACGGCAAGGTCACGGGCGACACCCTCCCCGACCAGTTCGAGTGCGCCCTCACCAACCTGCTCACCGCCCTGCGCGCGGCGGGCGGCACCCCCGCCGACCTCGCCCGCGTCACCGTCTACGCCACCGACGTCGCCGCGTACCGCGTCCATGCCCCCGAACTGGGCCGCCTCTGGCGGGAGTTGGCGGGCCGTGACTACCCGGCGATGGCGGTCGTGGAGGTCGTACGCCTGTGGGACGAAAAGGCGATGGTGGAACTCGACGGGTTCGCCGTGCTGCCCTAG
- a CDS encoding DUF6299 family protein, translated as MSKRPALALAAGAALFLLAAPAVPAVAAAHTTAADLQESVTVDPKGRIAEDGTITLTGTYRCVGSTGPAFVSSSVLQTTSESSNSTSATTVIQGIGGTMAVCDGAEHRWENTSKPSPAIGPGTVGVEATVTELRFHGILPLPHFHADERHDVTLTKD; from the coding sequence ATGTCCAAACGTCCCGCCCTGGCCCTCGCCGCCGGTGCCGCGCTGTTCCTGCTCGCCGCTCCCGCCGTCCCGGCGGTCGCGGCCGCGCACACCACGGCCGCCGATCTGCAGGAGTCGGTGACCGTCGACCCGAAGGGCCGCATCGCGGAGGACGGCACCATCACCCTCACCGGCACCTACCGCTGCGTCGGCAGCACGGGCCCGGCCTTCGTCAGCTCCTCCGTGCTCCAGACCACCTCGGAGTCCTCCAACAGCACGAGCGCCACGACGGTGATCCAGGGGATCGGCGGCACCATGGCCGTGTGCGACGGCGCGGAACACCGGTGGGAGAACACCAGCAAGCCCTCGCCGGCCATCGGCCCGGGCACGGTCGGCGTCGAGGCCACGGTCACCGAACTCCGCTTCCACGGCATCCTGCCGCTGCCCCACTTCCACGCCGACGAGCGGCACGACGTCACCCTGACCAAGGACTGA